A genome region from Gymnogyps californianus isolate 813 chromosome 4, ASM1813914v2, whole genome shotgun sequence includes the following:
- the SAP30 gene encoding histone deacetylase complex subunit SAP30 isoform X1 — MNGFAPEEVTQRGADPAAAATAAVVGSAGSAVEVPPPPPAPPGLGPAAAAGSAGAGGAGGPGAGQLCCLREEGERCGRAAGNASFSKRIQKSISQKKVKIELDKSARHLYICDFHKNLIQSVRNRRKRKGSDDDGDSPVQDIDTPEVDLYQLQVNTLRRYKRHFKLQTRPGLNKAQLVEIIGCHFRTIPVNEKDTLTYFIYSVKNDKNKPDLKMDSGVH; from the exons ATGAACGGCTTCGCCCCCGAGGAGGTGACCCAGCGCGGGGCggaccccgccgccgccgccaccgccgcggTGGTGGGCAGTGCGGGCTCCGCCGTGGaggtgccgccgccgccgccagcgccgccgGGGCTGGgtccggccgccgccgcgggctCGGCGGGCGCCGGGGGtgcgggcggccccggggccgggcagctgtgctgcctgcgggaggagggggagcggtgcggccgcgccgccggcaACGCCAGCTTCAGCAAGCGGATCCAGAAGAGCATCTCGCAGAAGAAGGTGAAGATCGAGCTGGACAAGAGC GCAAGACATCTGTATATTTGTGACTTCCACAAAAACTTAATTCAGAGTGTGAGAAatagaagaaagaggaaaggcagcGATGATGATGGTGACTCACCAGTGCAAGACATCGACACTCCAGAG GTTGATTTATATCAGTTACAAGTAAACACACTTCGAAGGTACAAAAGACACTTCAAGCTACAGACCAGACCGGGACTTAACAAAGCACAGCTCGTTGAA ATAATTGGCTGCCATTTTAGGACAATTCCAGTGAATGAAAAGGACACCTTAACATATTTCATCTACTCGGTGAAGAATGACAAGAACAAACCAGATCTAAAGATGGATAGTGGGGTTCATTAG
- the SAP30 gene encoding histone deacetylase complex subunit SAP30 isoform X2: MNGFAPEEVTQRGADPAAAATAAPGAGQLCCLREEGERCGRAAGNASFSKRIQKSISQKKVKIELDKSARHLYICDFHKNLIQSVRNRRKRKGSDDDGDSPVQDIDTPEVDLYQLQVNTLRRYKRHFKLQTRPGLNKAQLVEIIGCHFRTIPVNEKDTLTYFIYSVKNDKNKPDLKMDSGVH, translated from the exons ATGAACGGCTTCGCCCCCGAGGAGGTGACCCAGCGCGGGGCggaccccgccgccgccgccaccgccgc ccccggggccgggcagctgtgctgcctgcgggaggagggggagcggtgcggccgcgccgccggcaACGCCAGCTTCAGCAAGCGGATCCAGAAGAGCATCTCGCAGAAGAAGGTGAAGATCGAGCTGGACAAGAGC GCAAGACATCTGTATATTTGTGACTTCCACAAAAACTTAATTCAGAGTGTGAGAAatagaagaaagaggaaaggcagcGATGATGATGGTGACTCACCAGTGCAAGACATCGACACTCCAGAG GTTGATTTATATCAGTTACAAGTAAACACACTTCGAAGGTACAAAAGACACTTCAAGCTACAGACCAGACCGGGACTTAACAAAGCACAGCTCGTTGAA ATAATTGGCTGCCATTTTAGGACAATTCCAGTGAATGAAAAGGACACCTTAACATATTTCATCTACTCGGTGAAGAATGACAAGAACAAACCAGATCTAAAGATGGATAGTGGGGTTCATTAG
- the SCRG1 gene encoding scrapie-responsive protein 1, whose protein sequence is MKMVSALLLLSTLLGTPAVPSWRPSCYKRALKDHNCHNIPEGTQNLRQINDGLQDHFWEGKGCEVICYCNLNELLCCPKDIFFGPKISFVIPCNSQ, encoded by the exons ATGAAGATGGTCTCGGCGCTGCTTCTGCTGAGCACCCTCCTGGGTACCCCCGCGGTGCCTTCCTGGCGTCCCTCTTGTTACAAGAGGGCCCTCAAAGACCACAACTGCCACAACATCCCCGAAGGCACGCAGAACCTTCGACAAATCAATGATGGTCTGCAAGATCActtttgggaagggaagggctgCGAGGTGATCTGTTACTGCAACTTGAATGAATTGCTCTGCTGCCCAAA GGATATTTTCTTTGGACCAAAGATATCTTTTGTGATCCCCTGCAACAGTCAGTGA